Proteins from a genomic interval of Lycium ferocissimum isolate CSIRO_LF1 chromosome 2, AGI_CSIRO_Lferr_CH_V1, whole genome shotgun sequence:
- the LOC132048009 gene encoding uncharacterized protein LOC132048009: MSLHELESVGQVYQWSDRPFVGDVNVVAGGASIFVLLIDSILVLHMTRIHQMSCSPLQLGLCYPLPLSYQQMIPPKVHHAAPALVPPSWAYIQDAPPNNFVYHALAVYNVYNILANNHIGFFAILLVLPQSPHQHN; encoded by the exons atGAGCTTGCACGAATTAGAAAGTGTAGGCCAGGTATATCAATGGTCAGATCGGCCCTTCGTCGGAGATGTCAATGTCGTCGCCGGTGGAGCTTCCATCTTTGTCCTCTTGATTGATTCCATCCTTGTGTTGCACATGACCCGG ATTCATCAGATGAGTTGCTCTCCACTACAATTGGGGCTTTGCTACCCTCTTCCTTTGTCTTATCAACAGATGATTCCACCAAAG GTTCATCATGCTGCTCCGGCTTTGGTTCCTCCTTCTTGGGCCTATATTCAGGATGCACCACCCAACAACTTTGTATATCATGCCCTTGCAGTTTACAATGTGTACAATATTTTGGCAAATAATCATATTGGATTCTTTGCCATTTTGCTTGTACTTCCCCAGTCTCCTCATCAACACAACTGA